ATCGTGGTGGTCTTCCCGGCGCCGTTCGGGCCGAGGAAGCCGTAGACGCTCCCCTCGGGGATGGCGAGGTTGAGGCGCTCGACGGCCGTGGTACTCCCGTACCGCTTCGTCAGATTCTGCGCCTCGATGGCCCGGTCGGTCATTGTCCGACAGTCGGTCGCCGGGCCGCTTAAAAGTGGATGGGCGTTCTCAGGCGTCCTGCCAGCGCTCGTCGTCGTAGTTCTTGTCGCGCTCGCTGTCGAAGGACTCCTCGAGTTTGCGTACGAGTTCGTTCTTCTCGCTGGCGCCGATGCGCGCGAGTTCGTCGGCTTTCCCGACGGGTTCGGGCGGGCCGGCCTCGGCGGCGACCTGACTCGTGACGTAGCGCTCGACGGCCGTCCGGCAGTCCTCGCTGTCGGCGAACGCACGCGGGAGTTCGACCTTGTGGACGAGGTCGGTCCGGGGGTCGTAGACGACGAAGAACGCGACCTCGTAGCACTCGGCGTCGAGTTCGCGGTCGACGCCGAGTTCGTCCGCCTCGGCGAACACGCCGTCGGCGCCGAGCGTGGACGTGAACCACCCGGTCCACGTGAGTTCGTCCGTCTGCCGGCGGTAGTCTTCCCCCTCGAACTCGCGGCGCTCCAGCACTTGCCCGAAGAACGCGGCGTCGCTCGCCCACGGAGTCGGCCGTCCGCGGTCGCGGAGCGCGCGCACGAGCGCCTGACTCGCGGGACTCTTCACGAATCCCGCGAGCGGCACGTCCTTCTCGGCGAAGCGCTCGACGAGTCGGACGTAGTTCTCCAGCACCTCGGCGACGAGTTCGTTCTCCGTCACGAGGTCCGCGAGGCTGGCGTGGCGGTCCGCCCAGTTCACCAACTGCTTCGGGTAGACGGGGCCGTCGAGCAAGAGGAGGTCGTCGACGCGGTCGGCGTGTTCGAGCGCGTGGTGGCTCTCCGCGAGGTAGAGCGCGAGGCCGTGGACGACGCGCTCCTGGTCGCGCGCGAGCGGCGCGGTGTGGACGATGCGCCCCCTGCTGTACCCCTCGTCCCACCGGTTCCAGCCGTCAGTGTCGGTGCGGACGGCGGCGTCGTTGGAGTGGACGCTCGTGATGACGGTGCGCGAGCGGTGGGTGTCGAGGTCGCTGGGCGTGGCGCTCATCGCGGCCTGCGCGAGGTCGAGGACGAGACCGTTCTTGAACGTCCGGGGGTTGATGGTGCCGGAGTCGAGGCCGTGGGCGGTGTCGAAGGGATTGGGTTGGAGCGCGAGTTCCTCGATGGGGGCGGCCGACCGGCGCAGGTCGGCGAGCGGTTCGAGCACCGGTTCGTCGTCGCCGTAGAGGGGGTCGAGGTAGTTCGCCCACGTCTCCTCGGCGAGGTCGCGGTGTTCCTCCGCGTCCACCTCGTGTTTGATGCGGCGCGCGAGGTCCGCGATACCGTCGAAGTGGACGGGGTCGAGGGTCATGTCGGCGTCTGGTTCGGCGAGCCCCATATACTCCCCGACCGGCGTTTACTCGCCGCCGAGCAAACTTTTGTCAACAATCTTAATTTACTCGGCGTCGAACCCACGACCGGATGCAAGAGTACAGCGGGAACACGGTGAACTGGCGGCGCACCGACGACGGCGTCGAACTCTACGACGAAGCCAACCCCGACGCGTGGATTCGCATCGCCGTCGAACCCGGCGCCCCCGCCGACGAACGCCCCTACAGCGTCTGCCCCGAATGCGGCATCGTCGCCGCCCAACGCACCATGCCCTCCGGCCACATGGTGTGTGACGACTGCGGCGCCGAATTCGAGAACGACGACTAATCTCTTCTCGGTTGGTCTTCGACGGCCGTTCCTGTTCGACTGCTAGCGTCGCTTCGCTCTCCTCGAAAGCCCCGAGGTTGTGGACTCGGTGCGCTCGCTGTGCTCCTCGTCGCTCACTTCGTTCGCTCCTGCGGTGCTTGCGTCACGCGCCTTCGCCCACAACCTCGCCCCTTTCGGAGCCCTCCCCACAGCCTACCGGCTGCCCAACCGGCGCGGGTGGGAATCCGAAAGGAGCGGGCCGCTCGCGTCCGCGTGGTCGGCTCGCGACGCAAGCACTGGAACGAGCGAAGCGAATGAAGCGCGCAGCGAGCGAACGACCGCGAGCGGCCCGGGGCTTTCGAGGTGGCGTCATACCCATCGAACTCACTCACTCGCTGACTACCTCGTTCGTTCCAAAGCCAACCCGAGAGACAACACGTAAAAGACGACCGAGCACCCACTGTTAGCCAATGCAGGCCGCGCTCGTGATTCTGGACGGCTGGGGGCTCGGCGACCACGACAGACTCGATGCGATTCGGGCCGCCGACACGCCGAACTTCGACGAGTACGCCGAACGCGGAGCCGACGGCACGCTCACCACGTCGGGCCGGGACGTGGGGCTCCCGCGGGGGCAGATGGGGAACAGCGAGGTGGGCCACCTCACCATCGGCGCGGGGCGGGTGGTGAACCAGGAGTACACGCGCATCAACGACGCCGTCGCCGAGGGCGAACTCTGCGAGAACGACGCCATCTCGGGCGCGCTCGACCACGTGGCGGAGACGGGCGGGCGCCTCCACGTGATGGGACTCGTCTCTGACGGCGGCGTCCACAGCGACCACGAACACATCCACGCGCTCGTGGAGTGCGCCGCGAGTTACGACCTCGACGCGACCGTCCACGCGTTCACGGACGGCCGGGACACGTCGCCGACCGGGGGCGAGAACTACCTCGCTGCGCTCCAGGAAGTTGTCGACGAGTACGGAACGGGCGACATCGCGACCGTCTCCGGGCGCTACTACGCGATGGACCGCGACCAAAACTGGGAGCGCACGAAGCAGGCGTTCGACGCCATCGTCGAGCGGAACGGCCAGCACCGCGCCGAGAGCGCCGTGGACGCCGTCACCGAGTCCTACGACCGCGGCGACACCGACGAGTTCGTCGAACCCACCATCGTCCGGGGCGGCGACCGGCTCTCCGCGGGCGACGCCGTCGTGTTCGCGAACTTCCGCGCCGACCGCGCGCGCCAGCTCACGCGGATGCTCGCGGACATCCGGCCCGAGGACTGGGAGGGCGAGGGAATCGAGACGAGTCCGCCGGACGTCCCGGTCGCCACGATGACCGAGTACGACGAGACGTTCGACCTCCCCGTCGCGTTCCCGTCGAAGGAACCCGCGGACACGCTCGGCGAAGTGCTCTCGCGCGAGGGGCTGACGCAGTTCCGCGTCGCCGAGTCCGAGAAGTACGCCCACGTCACGTACTTCCTGAACGGCGGGCGTGAGGTGGAGTTCGACGGCGAGACCCGGGAAATCGTGGAGAGCCCGGACGTGCCGACGTACGACCTCCAGCCCGAGATGAGCGCGCCCGAAGTGACCGACACCGTCCTCGACGCCCTGGCGGGAGACGACCCGGACGTGCTCGTGTTGAACTACGCGAACCCCGACATGGTCGGGCACACGGGCGACTTCGACGCCGCCGTCGAAGCCGTCGAAGCCGTCGACGCGGAACTCGGGCGACTCGTCCCCGCGCTCAGAGAGGCCGGCGCGCACGTCCTGCTCACGGCCGACCACGGCAACGCCGACGACATGGGCACGCCCGAGGAGCCCCACACCGCGCACACGTTCAACCCCGTCCCGTTCGTCGCGCTGGACGCCGACGCTGGCGACGACCTCTCGGGCGGACACTCGATTCGCGAGGGCGGCGCGCTCCGCGACGTCTCCCCCACGCTCCTCTCCCTGCTGGGCATCGAGAAGCCCGCCGCGATGACGGGGTCGTCGCTGTTCGAGTAGAAGCGTCGCTTTCGAGTCAGTGCGCCGGGGCGTGGGCGTCGGAGACCAGCGTCAGGAGGCCGACGCCCGCGACGACGAGCGCGATGCCCGCGAGGCCGGCGGCGTCCATCGACTCCTCGAAGACGACGACGCCGACCAGCGCCGTCGCGGCGATGCCGACGGCGGCCCACGTCGCGTACACGACGCCGACGGGTAGTTCCTCCAAGACGAGGCCGAGGAAGTAAAACGAACTCGCGTAGCCCGCGACCACGACGGCGCTCGGCGCGGGGTTCGAGAACCCCTCGGAGAGTTTCAGGGCGGTCGTTCCGGCCACTTCCGCGGCGATGGCCGCCGCGAGGTAGACGTACGGTGTCACGCCCACAGCGACGCCCACCACCGAAAAGTGGCTTGTCGAACGCGGCGCCACTTGGGGTGCGTTTCCGGCACCTTCTTGGGCCGCGCTCGCGGGCGGGCGGGTATGTCGCGGCTCGCCGAACTCGGCCTGTCGTCCTACGAGGAGAAGTGCTACCGCGCCCTGCTCGCGCACGGCCCGGCGACCGCGCGCGGCGCCTCCGACGCGAGCGGCGTCCCGATGGGACGCGTATACGACGTGCTCAACGGCCTCGCGGCGCGCGAACTCGCGGAGACGCGACCCGGCGAGCCGACGCGGTACGCCGCCGTCGACCCGGACACCGCCGCCGACCGCCTGCTCGCCGAACGGGAGCGCGAACTCGCCGAGCAGGCCGACCGCTACGAGCGCCTCGCCGCCGAACTCGGCGACGAACTCGCGCCAGTCCCGCCGACCGAGAGCCGCTTCTGGACCGCGCCGCTGGGCGGCGAGACGGCCGTCTCGCTCACCCGGCAGGTGTTCGACGACGCCGACGGCGAGGTCCGGTCGGCGATGAGTCACCCCTACGTCGGCGCGCCGTGGGAGCGCTACGAGGCGGAGATGACGGCGTTCCGGGACACCCTGCCGACGGACGTGTCGGTGCGCGTGCTCGTCGCCGCGGGCGTCCTTGACTCGGTTCCCGACGAAATCCGCGAGGCGTACCGGGGCCGCGAGGGAATCTCGCTCCGCGTCACGACCGACCTCTCGGTGACGTTCGACCTCGTGGACGCCGAACGCGTCTACTTCCACGTCCCCCATCCCCTCGACGACGGCGAGCGCCTCGGCGCCGTGGAACTCCGGGACGACGCCCTGATAGACCGCTTGGACGAGCGCTTCGAGCGCGCGTGGGAGGCCGCCGAACCGCTGGCCGACCTACGCTGACCCGGTTCGGAAGGAGAAATCGAGGGCGGGCGCGGAGTGCGTGAGCGCCCCCATCGAAATCACGTCCACGCCCGTCGCGGCGTAGTCGGGCACGTCGGCGAGGGTGATGCCGCCGCTGGCCTCCGCGAGCACGCCGTCGGGCAGGCGCTCGACTCCCTCTCGCGTCTCCGCCGGCGTCATGTTGTCCAGCAGGACGATGTCCGCGCCTGCTTCGGCTGCTCGCGGCGCGTCGGCGGGCGATTCGACCTCGACTTCGATTCGAGTGGCGAACGACGCGCGTCCTCGGAAGTGCCGGACCGCCTCCGCTAACCCCATCTCGGCGACGTGGTTGTCCTTCACCATCACCATGTGCGAGAGGTCGAGACGGTGGGTGTCGCCGCCGCCGGCGACCACTGCACGCTTCTCGACGCCGCGCAGGCCGGGCGTCGTCTTCCGGGTGCCCGCGATTGCCACGTCGCCGCTCACCTCGCGCGCGGCGTCGACTGCCTCGCGGGTCTTCGTCGCGATGCCCGAGGCGTGCCCGACGACGTTGACGGCGGCGCGCTCGGCGCGGAGGACGGACTGGGCGTCTCCCGCGACTTCGAGGACGGTGTCCCCCGACTCGACGCGCTCGCCGGACTCCACGGTTGCGCTCACCTCACAGCCGAGGTAGTCGAACACCCGCACGCCGGCGTCGACGGCCGCGACGACGCCCGCCTCCTTCGCGACGAGGCGGCCGGTCGTCTCGCCGGGCACGTCGTTGGTCACGTCGTGGTGCCCGAGGTCCTCTCGGAGCCAGCGCTCGACGTCGGCGTCAGTGACCGGCATCGACTGGCTCCTCCGCGCGGTAGTGACAGCCCGCGCTCTGCTCGTTCTCGCCGGCGGCGCGCGCCACCAGCAGCCCGGTCACGGCCGCGTTCCGGAGTTCGTAGAGGTCGCGGGCGGTCCGGGTGCGGACGTAGGCGTCGACCTCGCCCTTGAGTCGCCGGAGCACGCTCTGCGCGCGCTTCAGGTCGGACTCGGAGCGCCGGAGGCCGACGTACTCGTCCATCACGCGGCGCAGCCGGTGGAACTTCTCCTCGGCGAATCCGGCGGGGAGGTCGGGGTCCCGGTCCAGCAGTTCCGGGGGTTCGACGACCGCGGGGTCGCGGCCGGTCGCGGCCTCGCCCGCTCGCAGGCCCCAGACGAGCCCTTCGAGCAGGCTCGTGGACGCGAGGCGGTTCGCGCCGTGGACGCCCGTGCGAGCGCACTCGCCGACGGCGAACAGGCGGTCGAGGCTCGCGCGCCCCTCGCTGTCCACGTCGACGCCGCCACAGAGGAAGTGCTCGCAGGGCGCGACCGGGATTCCAGACTCCCAGTCGACGCCCCGAGATTCGCAGGTCGCCGCGAGGTCCGGGAAATCGCCCGCGAAATCGAGCGGACTCACGTCCAGCGTGACTTCGCCCGTCGCCGCTCGCTCGCGGGCGACGGCGCGCGCCACCACGTCGCGGGGCGCGAGTTCGGCGGCCTCGTGGTAGTCCGGCATGAAGCGCTCGCCGTCCGCGTTCCGCAACAGCGCGCCCTCGCCCCGGACGGCCTCCGAGAGCAAGAACGGGTCCGCGTCGTCGTAGGCCGTCGGGTGGAACTGGACGTACTCGGCGTCCTCGACGTCGGCGCCCGCGAGCGCCGCCATCGCCACCCCGTCCCCCGTCGCCCCGGCGGGGTTCGTGGAGCGCCGGTAGAGACTCCCGATACCGCCCGTCGCGAGCACCGTCGACCCGGCGAACGCGGGGACGCCGGTCGTCGAACTCTCGCCCGTCTCGGGGTCGCGGTCGAGGAGCGCGCCGCAGACGCGGCCCTCGTCGGTAATCAGGTCGAGCGCGGCGGTGTCCTCCGCGATGCGCACGCCGTCGCGCTCGTCGAGGAAGGACAGGAACGGTCGGAGCACGTGCTGGCCGGTGCTCGCGTCGACGTGGAGGATGCGCTCCTCGGAGTGCGCGGCCTCCCGCGCGAAGTCGAAGCCGTCGCCGGCCTCGTCGAAGGGCACGTCGAGGGTGTCCACGAGCACGTCCTCGACGGCGTCCGCGGCGTCCTCTACGAGCACGTCCACGGCCTCGGGGTCGGCTTCGCCGTCGCTCGCGTCCAGAATGTCGGCCTTCAGGCTCTCGGGGTCGCCCCGCGTCGTGGCGATGCCGCCCTGCGCCCAGTCCGAACTTGTCTGCTCGGGGCGCTCGGCCTTCGTCGCGACGAGCACGTCCGCGCCGTCGCGGGCGGCGGCGAGCGCGGCTGCACACCCCGCGATGCCCGACCCGACGACGAGTACGTCCGCGGTGGGGTACTCCGTCATTCTCACACCTCCAGCATCCGGTCGAGCGCGACCCGCGCGAGTTCCTTCTCGTCGGGCGCGACCGCCACGACGTTGCGCTCGCGGCCCTCGACCAGTTCCTCGAGCACCCACGTCAGGTAGTTCGGGTCGATTTGCCGCATCGCGTTGCAGTCCATGCAGGCGTCGCCGCAGAGCGGCAGGACGTCCACGTCGGGGTGCCAGCGCTGGAGGTGGTTCGTGAGGTGAATCTCGGTGCCGATGGCCCACGTCTCGCCGGGGTCGGCGTCCTCGATTGTCTGCGTGATGGTGGCCGTCGACCCGACCACGTCGGCCGCCTCGACGACTTCACGCCGGCACTCGGGGTGGACGACGACGTTCGCGTCCGGGTGCTCGTCGCGAATCTGCGCGACGTGCTCGGGACTGAAGCGCTCGTGGACCTGACAGTAGCCGTCCCAGAGGACGATGTCGGCCTCGGCGACCTCCTCGGCGTCCTTCCCGTCGGGGTCCCACGGGTCCCACTCCGCCGTCGAATCCTCGATACCGAGTTCGTGGGCGGTGTTCTCGCCGAGGTGTTTGTCCGGCAGGAAGAGGACTTTGTCGCCGCGCTCGAACGCCCACTCGAACGCGTCGGCGGCGTTCGAGGACGTGCAGACGAGGCCGCCCTGCTCGGCGCAGAAGGCCTTCAGGTCGGCGTAGGAGTTCATGTACGTGATGGGGATTATCTCCTCGTCGGGCGCCGCCGCGGTAATCTCGGCCCACGCCGCGTCGACCTGGAGGGCTTCGGCCATTCCCGCCATCGGACACGAGGCCTCCATCGACGGCAAAATCACGGACTGGCTGTCGTCGGTGATGATGTCCGCGCTCTCGGCCATGAACGTCACGCCGCCGAAAATCACGTAGTCGGCGTCGGCGTTCGCGGCCTCCTTCGAGAGTTGATAGGAGTCCCCGACGAAGTCGGCGTGCTCCACGATTTCCCGGCGCTGGTAGTTGTGGCCGAGGACGACCACGCTGTCGCCGAGTGCCTCGCGCGCGGCCTCGATGCGCGCCGTCCGCTCGTCCTCGCCCAAGTCGCGGTACTCGGACGGGAGTTGTTCCAGATTGTCGTACTTGAAGAGACTCAGGTCGGTCTCGAACGACGCGGTATCCATTTTTGCCACGTTCAGGTCACCGTAGTGGCTAGCAGATTCGATGATGTACTTTGAAAAGATTTTGTCTTCAATATTGGTTCGGACGAATTCCTGTTCGGAGAACGTGCGATTCGCCGGTGGTAGTTCGTTCAGATACTGCCGATGCCAGTCGTCGCGTCCGAAACGACCAGCGGTAAAGCGTCTCGACTGGAGCGTCCCGGAAGCTCTCCGGCACGCAGACGGACATCCGCGAGCGCTTCCCGAGCGCTACTTCCGGGCGTCGTCCTGCTCGCGGGAGACGCGCTCGCGGGCTTCCTCGCGGCTCATCCGGTCGGTGTCCTCGGCCTCGCGGCGCACGAAGTAGTAGAGCGCGAGCGCGCCGCCGACGCCGAGCAGGAGGAACAACACGAGGACGGCACCTTCTCCGGCCATACCCGGCACCTCGCCGCCCTCGCAGGTAGGCTTTCGGGTGGGTTCGGGACGGACCCGTCGGTCAGTCCGCGCGGTACACCACGTCGCCGCCGACGACGGTCATCGACACGTCGACGTCCCGAATCGAGTCCTCGCGTTCCCACGGCGACCCGTCGAGGACGGTGAAGTCGGCGAGCGCGCCCTTCTCGACGACGCCCTGCTCGTCCTCGCGGAAGCCCGCGTACGCGCCGCCCGAGGTGTACGCGCGGAGCGCCTCAGTGACCGACACCGCCTGCGCCTCGGCGGGCGGATTCACGGCGTAGTGAACCCCGAGCAGGGGGTCGAGTGGCATGCAGTCGCTCCCGAACGCGAGCGGCACGTCGGCGTCCAGGTACGCCGAAAAGCGGTTGCTCGCCTCCCGGCGCTCGGTGCCGAGGCGGTCCTCGTAGAGGCTCTCGGGGCCCGCCCACTTCAGGAAGTTCGGCTGCATCGACGCCACGACGCCCAGTTCGGCCATGCGCTCGACGGCGTCGTCGCTCGCCAACTCCGCGTGCTCGATGCGGTGCCGACTCTCGCCTGCGTCCTCGCAGGCCTCGTAGGCGTCGAGCACGGCGTCGACGGCCGCGTCGCCGATGGCGTGCGCGGTCACCTGCAGGCCCGCGTCGTCGGCCTCGGCGACGAGTTCGCGGAGTTCCTCGGGGTCGACCACCCACGTCCCGGTCTCCTCGGGCGCGTCGGCGTACGGCTCCGAGACCTTCGCCGTGTGGCCGCCGAGACTCCCGTCCGTGAACGTCTTGATGCCGCCGACTTCGACCATCTCGCTCCCGTGGTTCGTGCGCAGGCCGACCTCTCGGACGGCGTCTAAGTGGTCGCTCCAGTAGTTCAGTCGCACCCGCACCGTCAGGTCGCCGGCGAGGTCCAACTCGCGGAACGCCCGCGGCGCGTCCGAGTGCCGGACCATGTCGTGAACCGCGGTCACGCCCCTCGCGTTCGCCTCCTCCTGGGCCGCCTCGACCAACTCCTTCGTCTCCTCGGGACCGGGGTCGGTCGCGTCGTAGACGACTTCGACGGCGTCCTCCACGATGCGCCCGTCGCCCAGCACGTCCTCGTCGGGCATCGCGTCGCCGTACTCGGCGAGCGCGACGCCGTTCACCGTCGCCGTGTGCATGTCCTCCCGAATCGCGGCGACGGGCCGCTTCTCGCTCACTGTGTCCAAGTCGGACTGGTGGAGGTCGTCGGCGTCCCACGCCGACTCGTCGTACCCGTACCCCAGCACCCACTCGTCGTCGGTCTCACTTGCCCGCGCCTGCAGGCGCTCCGTGACCTCCTCGGGGCCGCTCGCCCCCCGCAAGTCGGCGTGGACGCCGTACTTCCCGACGGTCTCCATGTGCGTGTGCGCGTCCACGAACCCCGGAATCAGGACGTCACCGTCCAAGTCCACCACGTCGGTCCCCACGCCCGCCAGGAACTCCACGTCGTAATCGTTGCCCACCTGCACCACCCGGCCGTCCCGCACCGCGACGGCGTCGAACACCTCGTCCTCGCCCGCGAGCGAATGCACCTCGCCGTTCAGGAAAATCACGTCGGCGGCCGCTGTCATGGCTCCAACGCGGACCCCAGCGCGCAAAGGGTTTCGGGAACCGGCTAGTCAGATTCGTGTTCTGTCTTTGTCTTTCGGAGGTTGTCGACGACGCCTCGAAAGCCCCGAGGTTGTGGACTCGGTGCGCTCGCTGTGCTCCTCGTCGCTCACTTCGTTCGCTCCTACGGTGCTTGTTTCCGGGAGAGCAAGCTCTCCCGACGTTCGCCTCGCTTCGCTCGTCTCACCGTCCCCCGCCTTCGTCCACAGCCTCGCTCGTGAGCCGAGACGACGCAAGCACTGGAACGAGCGAAGCGAGTGAAGCGCGCAGCGAGTCGTAGGCCACGAGCGAGTCGGGGCTTTCGATGCGTCGGAAACGATAGAAATCCAGAGGTGGCGCGAGGAAAGGACGTGCGTCTACTGACTAGCGATTTTCCGGGCGACCGTCTCGCGCCAGTCGCCGGCGTTGTTCTTGAGCGTCTCGTAGCCGAACTGGAGTTTCTCCTCGGGGACGTGGGCGTACTGCTGCATGTCCTCGGGGAGGCTGGCGTCGGAGACGACGGGGATGCCGACGTTCTTGACGGCGGTGGTCTGCTGGGTTTCGGCGTCGAGGAGGAAGTCCGCGAAGGTGTGCGCGAGGTCGGGGTTGTCGCTGCCGGCGAAGCGCGCGACGCCGGAGACGTACGCGTAGCCCTGGTCGTTGGGGAACGCGATCTGGTGGCGGCTCATGTCGGCGTCGCTCTGGGCGGCGTACACTTGGTCGGTGCTGTAGGACATGACCATCGGCGCTTCCTGACTGGAGTACGCGCTGTAGGCGGCGTTCCACGACCCGGTGGTGCGGAGGCCGTTGTCGACGAGGCGGTCCCAGTAGTCGAGGTAGCCGTCCTCGCCGAACGCCTCGACGGTCCACAGCAAGAAACTGAGTCCCGTCACCGTGTTCTGGGGGTTCGGGAGGAGGAGGCCGTTCGACCACGCGTCCTTCGTGAGGTCGTCGAGCGTCGTCGGCTCCTCGACTTCGCCCTCGTCGTAGACGATGCAGACGTACGACGACCCGGTGGGGAGGATGCGCTGTTCGGGGTCGAAGCGGTAGGCGTCCTCGATGTCGCCGGCGTTCGGGACGCGGTCGGTGTCGAAGGATTCGAACAGCGAGGCGTCCAGCGTCTCGTCGGCGCGCACGAGGTCCGTGGGGGTGACGCCGACGTACATGTCGGCGCCGAGGTCGACGCCCCGCTGTCTGCGCTGGATGAAGTCGTTTATCTCGTTCTCGCGGACGACCCACTCCAGTTTCGCGTCGTGCTCGGCTTCGAACTCGCGTTTCACCCAGTCGCCGGCGCTCGTGGAGACGGCGTCGACGTAGGACTGCGTGGTGCCGACCTTCAGCGTCTGCGTGCTCGCCGCCGAACTCGTCGTGCCGCTGGTCGTCCCCTCCGTCGTCGATTCGGTGGTCGACGTGGTGCTGTCCTCGGTCGAGGACGTCTCGACACAGCCAGCCAACCCGAGCGCGGCGGCGGAGCCGACGCCGGCGAGGAAGCGACGCCGGGAGGTCATTCGTCGCTCACCGCGTCGCGGCCGAGATGTGCTTCGACGCGGTCGACCTTCTCCTCGACGGCGAGGTCGTCGTCGCGGAAGTCGTCGATTTTGAGCGTGGTGCCGACGCGGGAGGCGTCGACGGCCTCGTGGGCGGCTTTTGCGGCGGCGAACAGTTCGTCGATGGAGTCGGCTTCGATGGTGGTCTCCATCGGGTGGGTCTGGTAGCGCACGTCGAAGTCGTCGAGCGCGTCGACGGCCTTCGCTATCTCTGCGTCGAACTCGACCTCCGGGCTGTCCACCGGTGAGACGGACAGCATCGCAGTGACGGTCATACCACTACGTTTGATTACCCAGTAATATAAGCCACTATTCGCGGTCGGCGGTCACGTCGTCACGGCGTGCCGGACCGCGAGCGCCGCGACCACCGCGACTCCGCCGAGGTAGGCGACACCGACGGCGAGCGCGCCCCAGTTCGGGTCGCCGGTTAGCGCCGCGTC
The nucleotide sequence above comes from Halobacterium litoreum. Encoded proteins:
- a CDS encoding thiamine-binding protein, which produces MTVTAMLSVSPVDSPEVEFDAEIAKAVDALDDFDVRYQTHPMETTIEADSIDELFAAAKAAHEAVDASRVGTTLKIDDFRDDDLAVEEKVDRVEAHLGRDAVSDE
- a CDS encoding thiamine ABC transporter substrate-binding protein → MTSRRRFLAGVGSAAALGLAGCVETSSTEDSTTSTTESTTEGTTSGTTSSAASTQTLKVGTTQSYVDAVSTSAGDWVKREFEAEHDAKLEWVVRENEINDFIQRRQRGVDLGADMYVGVTPTDLVRADETLDASLFESFDTDRVPNAGDIEDAYRFDPEQRILPTGSSYVCIVYDEGEVEEPTTLDDLTKDAWSNGLLLPNPQNTVTGLSFLLWTVEAFGEDGYLDYWDRLVDNGLRTTGSWNAAYSAYSSQEAPMVMSYSTDQVYAAQSDADMSRHQIAFPNDQGYAYVSGVARFAGSDNPDLAHTFADFLLDAETQQTTAVKNVGIPVVSDASLPEDMQQYAHVPEEKLQFGYETLKNNAGDWRETVARKIASQ